In Anthocerotibacter panamensis C109, the sequence ACTCGAATCGGGTACAGAAGCGGTAGACGATGAACTGCTAGCCCTCAAAGCCCAAATGGGATTGCTGCCTCCTACTCAGCCCAAGCCTCAATTGACTGATGGCATCGACGCCGCCAAATGATACTGGTTTACCGGATGACCATGACCATTACGCTCAAACTTTTCGCCGCTTACCGTGAAGCTCTGGGAAGCGGCGAATTATTGTTAGAAGTGGCTCCGGGAACTACCGTCGCCCAAGTCCTCACTAGACTGGTACAGGACCACCCTGAACTGGGGCGCTGGCAGACGGTAACCCGTTTTGGTGTCAACCAAGCATTTGTTTCTGCCGAGACGCCACTCCAACAGGGTGATGAAGTAGTTTTTATTCCTCCGGTCAGTGGTGGCTGAGTGGGGGCTGGGTCTTTACACGTGTGGGGCTTGGTTGGGCCTCGCGCGAGGCCGTCAAGGAGAACCGCCGCTGAGCGCTCAATGGCTAGAGGGCCGTCAGCTCTCAGAATCGCTCATCCCTCGTATAGCTGCGTTTTTGCCTCCTACGACTTGGGCAGACTTGGCCTGGGTCGCTGTGGTGGCGGGGCCTGGAAGTTTTACCAGTCTGCGGTTAGGCGTGGTGGTGGCCCGGACCCTGGGGCAGGCTCTGGATATTCCCGTCTTTACCCAATC encodes:
- a CDS encoding MoaD/ThiS family protein translates to MILVYRMTMTITLKLFAAYREALGSGELLLEVAPGTTVAQVLTRLVQDHPELGRWQTVTRFGVNQAFVSAETPLQQGDEVVFIPPVSGG